In one Oncorhynchus masou masou isolate Uvic2021 chromosome 23, UVic_Omas_1.1, whole genome shotgun sequence genomic region, the following are encoded:
- the si:ch73-71d17.2 gene encoding LOW QUALITY PROTEIN: RPA-related protein RADX (The sequence of the model RefSeq protein was modified relative to this genomic sequence to represent the inferred CDS: deleted 1 base in 1 codon), with the protein MASVSCPLQRTFSRPATSSSQANTSPVLCRERLWVLSVQRYGRDPGFSLYFPQNISSSDSLYDATLTDGDCRLRVTLDPSLNRLVERNVFRCGSQLRHVTFSPGESVEEEGGGGRTYRLVSVEVAGDEGGMEGLTPGVEVERLPWYGAQPDPERDPGSHPADPALIPDPVHLERAQAPSLLPLRARRSCYLPLWNNQDYSGPAWRETPNSDDSEDSDQDEEGVRATVTLAELQEDFLSRKGGATVRRGVARGLLVVRVLNKSRVMYYGKSDSNCECPYKAVLEVCDVSGCVCVCVLWNSVCVSWYGRLRPGQVLRTRGFRVKESYDKRDNQHIEISLNSRNPSAEISIVPEFSLSADVRLLRPSYSFCNGKDLLSCPHGNICDVIGLVVFSGRPERIRSKDGQGKELLEYRWLRLEDGTSDQPIMIKLFSTSQPETHNKILPLSVVVCTRLQMVGDSSCCYLTNTTYTQIYCTGSGHHSVMPYRKLHPVRQFVRWLRSVDDRQVLSRAVVGGYFIYPPPPVSLEAYMKNRKGELGLLRGAELKWEAERLQYRERRSFCIQATITMVTHCHRGKEDQCLVWIDRPAAFSPRISPSSPRISPSSPRISPSSPRMSPSFPRISPSSPRISPSSPRISPSSPRMSPSSPRLPPSSPRMSPSSPRLPPSSPGSSVKLSPRLLMLRAGLGLSNSKSPKRKLFSSAGPPRKRLTLGTHPEEETDTGTEGSLWESSMEFLSDQYDEDEDDDDQCIPHGPLLSCLTLLADLIATAFQLANQRLVCVLELCLLGGDRLEVVLCRAFPV; encoded by the exons GCTGCGTGTGACCCTTGACCCCAGCCTCAACCGTCTGGTGGAGAGGAACGTGTTCCGGTGTGGCTCTCAGCTACGACATGTTACCTTTTCACCCGGGGagtctgtagaggaggaggggggaggagggaggacttACAGGCTGGTGAGTGTGGAGGTGGCTGGGGACGAaggggggatggaggggctgactcccggggtggaggtggagagacTGCCATGGTACGGAGCCCAaccagatccagagagagacCCAGGATCCCATCCAGCAGACCCAGCCCTAATCCCAGACCCAGTCCACCTAGAGAGGGCCCAGGCCCCCAGCTTGCTGCCCCTCAGGGCCAGGAGAAGCTGCTATCTGCCCCTCTGGAACAACCAGGACTACAGTGGACCAGCCTGGAGGGAGACCCCCAACTCAGACGACTCAGAGGACTCGGACCAAGACGAAGAGG gtgttCGGGCTACAGTGACGCTAGCTGAACTGCAGGAGGACTTCCTGTCCCGTAAGGGCGGTGCCACAGTGAGGAGGGGTGTGGCCAGGGGTCTGCTGGTGGTGCGAGTTCTAAACAAGTCCAGAGTGATGTATTATGGGAAATCCGACAGCAATTGTGAATGCCCTTATAAG GCGGTGTTGGaggtgtgtgatgtgtcagggtgtgtgtgtgtgtgtgtgttgtggaacagtgtgtgtgtgtcgtggtaTGGCAGACTGAGACCAGGTCAGGTATTGAGAACGAGAGGCTTCAGAGTCAAGGAGAGctacgacaagagagacaaccaacatatag agATCAGTCTAAACTCCAGGAACCCGTCAGCTGAGATCTCTATCGTCCCAGAATTCTCTCTGTCTGCTGACGTCCGTTTGCTACGTCCCTCCTACTCCTTCTGCAATGG GAAGGATCTCCTCAGCTGTCCCCACGGCAACATCTGTGATGTCATCGGCCTGGTGGTGTTCTCTGGCCGGCCTGAAAGAATCAGGAGCAAGG ATGGACAGGGTAAAGAGCTGTTGGAGTATCGGTGGCTCCGATTGGAAGACGGGACTTCTGATCAACCAATCATGATAAAGCTCTTCTCAACGTCTCAACCAGAGACACACAACAAGATACTCCCAC taTCCGTAGTGGTGTGTACCAGACTCCAGATGGTTGGAGATTCATCCTGCTGTTACCTCACCAACACTACCTACACACAGATCTACtgcacag GTTCTGGCCACCACTCAGTGATGCCCTACAGGAAGCTCCACCCAGTGCGTCAGTTTGTCCGATGGCTGCGGAGCGTGGATGACAGACAGGTGTTGAGCAGGGCTGTGGTTGGTGGATACTTCATCTACCCGCCCCCTCCCGTCTCCCTGGAAGCCTACATGAAGAACAGAAAAG gtgaactAGGTCTGCTGAGAGGGGCGGAGCTAAAGTGGGAGGCGGAGCGACTTCAGTACAGAGAGAGACGTAGCTTCTGTATCCAGGCAACCATCACCATGGTTACTCACTGCCATAGAGGAAAG GAAGACCAGTGTCTAGTGTGGATAGACAGACCTGCTGCTTTCTCTCCtcgtatctctccctcctctcctcgtatctctccctcctccccgcgtatctctccctcctctcctcgtatgtctccctcctttcctcgtatctctccctcctcccctcgtatctctccctcctcccctcgtatctctccctcctctcctcgtatgtctccctcctcccctcgtctccctccctcctctcctcgtatgtctccctcctcccctcgtctccctccctcctctccaggcTCGTCAGTCAAATTGAGTCCCAGGCTTCTGATGCTGAGAGCAGG GTTAGGACTCAGCAACAGTAAATCCCCAAAGAGAAAACTTTTCAGCAGTGCTGGACCCCCCAGGAAGAG ACTGACTCTAGGGACCCATCCAGAGGAGGAGACCGACACAggaacag AGGGCAGTCTGTGGGAATCTTCCATGGAGTTTCTGTCAGACCAA TATGATgaagatgaggatgatgatgatcagTGCATTCCTCAcggtcccctcctctcctgtctaacGTTGTTGG CGGATCTGATCGCAACGGCCTTCCAGCTGGCCAATCAGAGGCTGGTGTGTGTTCTGGAGTTGTGTCTTCTGGGAGGAGACAGATTGGAGGTGGTCCTGTGTAGAGCCTTCCCAGTCTGA